Proteins encoded together in one Cicer arietinum cultivar CDC Frontier isolate Library 1 chromosome 4, Cicar.CDCFrontier_v2.0, whole genome shotgun sequence window:
- the LOC101493413 gene encoding putative ABA/WDS induced protein — protein sequence MSEEKHHHGLFHHKKNEDDNPIDTNSDYNKTSSYSNDQFSGGDYGGGYSDNQGTTGGGYGGGYSDNQGTTGGTYGGGYSDNQGTTGGGYGDGYSDTKATTGGGYGGDGYGDKYSNTQTTGGGYGDGYSNTATGGDGYGDGYSNTKTSTGGGYGDGGYGDNTDRRDDDENYKKEEKHHKRFEHVGELGAATAGGFALYEKHESEKDPENARRHKIEEEVAAAAAVGSGGFAFHEHHDKKEAKEEEEEAHGKKKHHFFG from the exons ATGTCTGAAGAGAAACATCACCATGGTCTCTTCCAtcacaaaaaaaatgaagatgacAATCCTATAGACACTAATTCTGATTACAACAAAACATCATCCTATTCCAATGATCAATTTTCTGGTGGTGACTATGGTGGTGGATACTCTGACAACCAAGGAACCACCGGTGGTGGCTATGGTGGAGGATACTCTGACAACCAAGGAACCACCGGTGGTACCTATGGTGGAGGATACTCTGACAACCAAGGAACCACCGGTGGTGGCTATGGTGATGGATATTCTGACACCAAAGCAACCACTGGTGGTGGTTATGGTGGTGATGGATATGGTGACAAATACTCCAACACCCAAACCACTGGTGGTGGCTATGGTGACGGATACTCTAACACAGCCACCGGTGGTGATGGCTATGGTGACGGATACTCCAACACCAAAACATCGACCGGTGGCGGCTATGGTGATGGTGGTTATGGCGATAATACCGATCGACGTGACGATGATGAAAATTATAAGAAGGAGGAGAAACACCACAAGCGTTTTGAGCATGTTGGTGAATTAGGTGCTGCAACTGCTGGTGGTTTTGCTTTg tatgaGAAGCACGAGTCAGAAAAAGATCCAGAGAATGCTAGGAGGCACAAGATAGAAGAAGAGGTTGCAGCAGCAGCTGCAGTTGGATCTGGTGGGTTTGCCTTTCATGAACATCATGACAAAAAGGAAGCAAAGGAAGAAGAGGAGGAAGCTCATGGAAAGAAGAAACACCATTTCTTTggctaa
- the LOC101493944 gene encoding 18.1 kDa class I heat shock protein: MEVELGLKITRTIDDTTSISDFHFAKDRAGPVFLSKETDATFILTTHLKGYKKENIKININKDGTKISVSGEKEVQEMQMIPFKKEFKLKGFRKKFKIPNGVVLNKIKAKYNEEEGVLTILMPKTEITKGVLSGVGIEEVKEEGGANSNSMISEQEQSVEKEEKVLDHKTEEEKVKVKKKRPKKPWQPCPPLMLGGSTLLVSIIFLVMHYIRVKKS; encoded by the exons ATGGAGGTTGAGTTGGGACTCAAAATCACAAGAACAATAGATGACACCACTTCCATTTCTGATTTTCATTTTGCTAAAGATAGAGCAGGACCTGTTTTCTTATCTAAAGAAACTGATGCAACTTTCATCCTCACCACACATCTTAAAG GTTATAAGAAagagaatataaaaataaatattaacaaaGATGGTACAAAGATTTCAGTGAGTGGTGAAAAGGAGGTGCAAGAAATGCAAATGATACCATTCAAGAAAGAGTTCAAATTAAAAGGGTTTAGAAAGAAGTTTAAAATTCCTAATGGGGTGGTATTGAATAAGATCAAAGCAAAGTATAATGAAGAGGAAGGAGTGTTAACAATATTGATGCCAAAAACGGAAATAACAAAAGGAGTTTTGAGTGGGGTTGGAATAGAAGAAGTGAAGGAAGAAGGGGGTGCTAATAGTAATAGCATGATATCAGAACAAGAACAAAgtgtagaaaaagaagaaaaggtTTTAGATCATAAGACTGAAGAGGAAAAGGTTAAGGTGAAGAAGAAACGTCCTAAAAAACCATGGCAACCTTGTCCTCCTTTGATGCTTGGAGGATCAACTTTGCTTGTTTCAATTATCTTTCTTGTAATGCATTATATTAGAGTTAAAAAGAGTTGA
- the LOC101494271 gene encoding protein BYPASS1-LIKE, producing the protein MPATDYQGSPPSSLSHFGRSILSFRREQVHSMEGSTLEVELDCFQQHVTDRFLDISSVVQDDLLSLKWVGKLLDCFLICQEEFKAILHTHKGQVLKPPLDRMVSEYFERSVKALDVCNAIRDGIEQIRLWQKLLEIVLCALGNQRSIISEGQFRRAKKALIDLSISMLDDNKDSSNANIAHRNRSFGRNNAGRDRDQNHHHNNYHHRSLGHFRSLSWSVSRTWSAARQLQAIGNNICPPRANDLVATNGLAMPIYIMNSILLFVMWALVAAIPCQDRGLHAHFTIPRSFTWAIPLLSLHERITEESKKRDRKNTCGLLREIQQIEKCARVMSELVDSVQFPITEEKEGEVRERVHEVSQVCDALKDGLDPLERQVREVFHRIVRSRTEGLDSLGRPSNAE; encoded by the coding sequence ATGCCAGCGACGGACTATCAAGGATCGCCTCCTTCATCGTTATCCCATTTTGGCCGTTCAATTCTAAGCTTTCGTCGTGAACAAGTTCACTCAATGGAAGGGTCAACCTTAGAGGTTGAGCTTGATTGTTTTCAACAACATGTGACTGATCGGTTTCTTGATATATCTTCTGTTGTTCAAGATGATTTGCTTTCACTCAAATGGGTTGGTAAGCTTCTTGATTGTTTCCTCATTTGTCAAGAAGAATTCAAAGCCATTCTTCACACACACAAAGGTCAGGTTTTGAAACCCCCTTTGGATCGAATGGTTTCTGAATATTTTGAACGAAGTGTTAAGGCTTTGGATGTTTGTAATGCCATTCGTGACGGTATCGAACAGATTCGTCTATGGCAGAAGCTTTTAGAGATTGTGCTTTGTGCATTGGGGAATCAAAGGAGTATTATTAGTGAAGGTCAATTTCGTAGAGCTAAGAAAGCTCTTATTGATTTGTCAATTAGTATGCTTGATGATAATAAGGATTCTTCCAATGCTAATATTGCACATCGAAATCGATCTTTTGGTAGGAACAATGCTGGTAGAGATAGAgatcaaaatcatcatcataACAACTATCATCATCGGTCTTTGGGGcattttaggtcactttcatggAGTGTTTCTCGTACTTGGTCAGCTGCTAGACAGCTCCAAGCAATTGGGAACAACATTTGTCCACCAAGAGCTAATGATCTTGTTGCAACTAATGGTCTTGCAATGCCAATTTACATCATGAATTCGATCTTGTTGTTTGTTATGTGGGCTCTTGTGGCTGCCATTCCTTGCCAAGACCGCGGGTTGCACGCTCATTTCACCATTCCAAGGAGTTTCACTTGGGCTATTCCATTGCTCTCTCTTCATGAGAGGATTACTGAGGAGTCCAAGAAGCGTGACAGGAAGAATACCTGCGGCTTGCTTAGAGAGATTCAACAGATTGAGAAATGTGCTAGAGTGATGAGCGAATTGGTTGATTCTGTTCAATTTCCAATTACGGAGGAGAAGGAAGGGGAAGTTAGAGAAAGAGTTCACGAGGTTTCACAAGTTTGTGATGCTTTGAAAGATGGACTTGACCCTTTGGAGCGCCAagtgagggaagttttccataGAATCGTGCGCAGTCGAACCGAAGGGCTTGACTCTCTTGGCAGGCCAAGCAATGCTGAGTAA